In the Nothobranchius furzeri strain GRZ-AD chromosome 1, NfurGRZ-RIMD1, whole genome shotgun sequence genome, aggtgctctccatgtccaaaatgtgcgtaagccagatccttagtcaacttaaagttgagcacatttttccgctaagttttctttgataaatcccgaagtttgcgtggaaagttgcttacgcagttttccgaccccgttttgtgtgtatgcaagcttgataaatgaggcccctggtcttttATCTGAGACTTTATCCCAGACTCTAAATAGAGAAGAAGGATTTGTGTATCGCTCTCGCCATCCTTTCACAGCTGCCTTGAGGAGGTGAATTAGCTATAATTGAACTCTTTTCTCAACCTTATATGGACTTTGAGTGATCCTCTACTGCAAACTTGCATGCAAAGATGAAAGTGGGGCTATTAGCTGTAATCTGTGGATGCTTTATTGTGATGATTTTGCTTTCCGTTCGTAACCAGAAATTGACCTTAATTCCTTTGAACTTAACACTCTCTCTCGTTTTTTGTTTGTTCATTAACAGGTGCGCTATTGCCATTCTCTGATCGAGGAGGAAAAAAGGGAGCTCCAGATATTCAGCACCCAGAGGAAGAGGGAGGCGTTGGGAAGAGGGACGCCTAAGATCCTCCCCAGAGCCCTGCAACACACCCGCTGTGAaagtgtaagcacacacacacaaatgagcaCACATGTATTTAATAAGACAACAGGAAACTCAACCGGTGGGTCTTAAGCTATTTAAACCAGCTAACATCCACTATCCTTGTCATGGCAGCCCGAGGCCCAGTCCTGACTATTACAGCAGTTTTAATCACTGACATAAACTTCCTCGTTAGAGGAAATGGGGAAATCATGTTTAAGCAGAGCAGAGGCCTGTTCCTCATGAAGAGTTCAGCCAATTTCCTGCCTTCACATCTATTTCACAGCATGAGAGACTACAAAAATGGACGATTTAATTAGTCATTTTTGCCCAAAGTCTTAAAATCCAGTTTGTTACCCCTAACAAGTCAGTATGTGGCTGATAATTCCACATAAACTGGTGTAATTAGAGCTGTTCAGTGTGCACAGCTGTTTCAAGGTACTTTATGGAAAAACATTTTGGGAATTGCAAGATATTTCATTCATGTTTTTGTGGGAGTTTAGATCAAATTTGACATTTTGTTCAAACTTTAAACAGACTCCAGAATCTGCCTTTGTTCTCCTTATTTGGCTGTGCTGTTTTAACGTAAACAAGAGATGCAGTCCAGTTCGTCCCTGATcgtatttctcaaaataaaggttCTTTCATTGCACCAAACATAAATATTGCTGTTATGTGGCTTCTGCTGAATTCATCCCTGACAAATGAGTAAACCACATCCTCCACCAGGCATCCAGGAGGAGCAGATGAAGAACATCTATGTTAATTCCCCTAGCCTAGCACATTCAGATGCAGTCTGTCACCACTCAGGCACAGATGCTAACATGGGGCCTGCAAGGTCACACACATGCTCTAAAAGACTCACGGACAGTGGACACCCATTAGACAGGCCGAACACTCATATACTCTCAAAAGCTCTGCAAACATGTGCTATTGTCAACCACACACTCAACTGCAGGATGTATAATGACGACACACGCATGCCTTAACTCTCAGGGTCATGCAACACCGACGTTTTCAAGGCCCCAGTCTGTCCAAACTGGTAATAATGGCTAACAGCTGGGCATGCAATCCCTTAGCTGCCTTCTATGGATAACTCATAAATAAATGTGCTTATTTATATAAAGACTGCGTGTTCGAACGGGCTTTAGCAGTCTTTGTGAAGTCATAAGACCTTTAGTTGGTGAGCCACGGTCAGTTTACAGGGCAAAGCTGCTGTCAAGGGACTTATATATGGGACCAAAAAAACCCCGAACACCCAGTAAAGGAAAATTCATGAAAAACATTTAACGAGTGAGCCTATCAGCTGATTTCATGAAGTCAATTTTCTTGCATGGTTCACCTAAACTGAAAGTATTGCCTTGAAATCTTTGGCAATGTGTCTTGCACCAATCCTTTTCATCACCTGTTGTGTAGCAATCTTTATTATAGCATCAGTGCAAAAAAAGGCTCAGCACCCTTCCTTGTTTTGGTTATACTACATTTCCCATGGGTCAAAGGAACCAGCTGTACCACATACCTATTTTAAGGTGCCATTTGAGATGGTAATTACCAGCACCAGATGTGACAAATTAATCCCCCAGATTATCtcttgtttgtgtttgacagtgtCATGGTGGCATtaatggaggagagatggcaatttTTGCCTCCAGGGCTGGGCCGAGTCCCTGCTGGCACCCAACATGCTTTGTGTGTACAACGTGTCAAGAGCTCCTGGTTGATCTCATCTACTTTTATCAAAATGGCAAGATCTTCTGTGGAAGGCACCATGCTGAGCTTCTCAAACCACGATGCTCCTCTTGTGATGAGGTGACTCTACAGTAAAACTCTGTAGCATTTGTACAGCTTTTAAAGTTTTGTCGGAGAAATTAACAAGATGCATTTTTGCTTCCATAGATCATCTTTGCAGATGAGTGCACTGAGGCAGAGGGTCGTCACTGGCACATGAAGCACTTTGCTTGCTTTGAGTGTGGGACAATGCTTGGTGGGCAGCGGTACATCATGAAAAATGGACGGCCATACTGCTGTGGGTGCTTTGAGTCTCTGTATGCAGAGTACTGTGAGGCCTGCGGTGAAAATATTGGTGAGTAATGTTTCTGTGTCTATTATTAATCTTTCAAAAttcaaattaaaacaaagtatTTCTTCATTTAAGATCTAATTTGAAAAGAAGATTGCTTTTAATAGATTTTCTATTTTTATATAATCTTTTAGGTGTTGACCATGCCCAAATGACCTATGAAGGTGTACATTGGCATGCCACAGACCAGTGCTTCTGTTGTGCCCAGTGCAAGACGTCCTTGTTGGGTTGTCCCTTCCTGCCCAAGCAAGGCCACATCTATTGCTCAAAAGTCTGCAGCCAGGGGGAAGATATACATGGCTCCGATTCGTCTGATTCTGCTTTCCAATCAGCCCGCTCACGTGAATCGCGGCGCAGTGTACGCATGGGAAAGAGCAGCAGGCCTACAGAGCAATGGAGACAGTCCCAGCTTTTTAATCGTCCTGTCACTGTCCCATCATATGAGCAAAGGTTTGGGGATAGTGAGGGTGACAAAGACGCTGATGGCAACATTGATATTGTGGGGCGTAAGCTGGGCCACATGGGCCTGGAGGAGGAAAGATTCTGGAGGGATCGCGAGGAAGATGCCAGTGGAGAGGAGGATCCAGATGAGTGGGCCCAGCATGATGACTATATGACTCAGCTCCTGCTCAAGTTTGGTGACCGGGGGTTGTTACAACTTCAGCAGCCATCCCTAAAATCACCCAGTCCTAACAGTGACACAAACAGGCTAACATGCACGTCTGATCCCTGGCTGAAGCCCACTTCTACATCTATGGGGATGAATGCTTCTTCTCCTACCCCTGCCAGTCCCACACAGAGCCAGACTTCAAATCAGTCCCGGGCCAACAGTCTCAGCCCTGGATTCATGGATAAGAAGCACCTGCCAGAAATATACTGGGCCCAGTCACAGGATGGCCTTGGAGACTCGGCTTATGGGAGCCACCCTGGTCCTGCCAGTGCCAGAAAGATCCAAGAGCTGGAACTGGACCAAGAGCAGGATCAATTGGAAGCAGGAAAACGACCCTTCTGGCAAGACACCAGGCAGTGGTATGAAGATTCTCTTGAGTGCATCGCCGACGAGTTGAGAAAGGTTGGGAAGGGTGTTGGAGACTCGATGGACTCCTTGGCCCTTTCAAATATCACTGGTAAGGATTGTGCAACTAGCTTGGAATCAGCTTTACTTTCTTTTAATATCCAAAGCACAGTGAAAACAGAACCTTCCCTTTCACCTCTCTTAGGTGCATCAGTGGATGGCGACAGCAGGGATGCACCTGCTGTCTACACTCTTCATCCAAGACAGGGTTCCTCATTGACAGGCGAGTGTGAAAAGATGAGCAACATGGGAACGTTTAATTCATCTCATCTTCACCACAGCGCCAACTCTCTCAATCTCAACATGGAAAAGAGGAGTGAGGAAGTAGAGAATGAAGTTGCTCTTGGAATGAGGGGAGGTGCTCCAGGTGTTCACTCACTGTCTCCTCATTCAGAAGGACTCTCTCCATCCTTTGTTCAAGCCCCAGCACTGAGGAGGAGCAAGTCACAATCCAGGCCACCTCAGGTGGTCAAGTTCTCAGAAGACACAGTGGACAATGGACATAATGATGGTTTTGAGGTCAGTATTACAAAACATCCCATGAGTGAGAAACCACAGAGGAGGGCCTTCTGCCCCGATGAGCTGGGCAGAGAGAGAAGCCGTTCAACGAGCCACCATGGGCGGAGCAGGCAGAGCCGCCACCGGCAAGGTCGACACCATCGGAGCCGCAAAACCCGCTCAGACAATGCCCTCCACATGGTACCTATGGAAAGAGCACAAAGACCATTTGTGCACCAGCAACAGGGTTTAGGGAACTCTTCCTGTGGTGCTATGCGCCTACAGCACCCGTCACACTTGGTGCCTTTGGCTTACTCCCAAACTCGATCTGACTATATGCTTCGAAGCTCAACCAAAAATGACCCAAGGGCTGAACATTTCATGGGTCTCTACAGAGAGGATGATGACTGGTGTTCCACttgctcatcttcatcatcagacTCCGAGGAGGAGGGCTATTTCCTCGGTCAACCAATCCCCCAGCCCAGAGCTGTTGGGCGCTACTATGCAGAGGACTATCCAACAAGAGTTACAGCCCTCCCTTCTTTGAGCCATGCCTCACAGACTTGTCACCGAAAAGGTCACAACTCCAAAAACTGTATAATTTCTTAAAATGTTTatcaattgttttattttaaatcatGGGCACTACGCAAAGCAATACCATCCAGAAAGGGTCCTCAAGTCACTGATTTAGGAAGTGATTAGAAAGTGCATGGATCAATGTTAGATCAGGCCAAATTTAGGAGGGACACATTGTACGTTTTATCCAACGTAGCATTAAATATT is a window encoding:
- the prickle1b gene encoding prickle-like protein 1, which gives rise to MNLERSDRRERPVARGPDMEARAGGNMGKMSVGFQRSSTSDDDSGCALEEYAWVPSGLRPEQVQMYFSCLPEDKVPYVNSPGEKHRIRQLLYQLPPHDNEVRYCHSLIEEEKRELQIFSTQRKREALGRGTPKILPRALQHTRCESCHGGINGGEMAIFASRAGPSPCWHPTCFVCTTCQELLVDLIYFYQNGKIFCGRHHAELLKPRCSSCDEIIFADECTEAEGRHWHMKHFACFECGTMLGGQRYIMKNGRPYCCGCFESLYAEYCEACGENIGVDHAQMTYEGVHWHATDQCFCCAQCKTSLLGCPFLPKQGHIYCSKVCSQGEDIHGSDSSDSAFQSARSRESRRSVRMGKSSRPTEQWRQSQLFNRPVTVPSYEQRFGDSEGDKDADGNIDIVGRKLGHMGLEEERFWRDREEDASGEEDPDEWAQHDDYMTQLLLKFGDRGLLQLQQPSLKSPSPNSDTNRLTCTSDPWLKPTSTSMGMNASSPTPASPTQSQTSNQSRANSLSPGFMDKKHLPEIYWAQSQDGLGDSAYGSHPGPASARKIQELELDQEQDQLEAGKRPFWQDTRQWYEDSLECIADELRKVGKGVGDSMDSLALSNITGASVDGDSRDAPAVYTLHPRQGSSLTGECEKMSNMGTFNSSHLHHSANSLNLNMEKRSEEVENEVALGMRGGAPGVHSLSPHSEGLSPSFVQAPALRRSKSQSRPPQVVKFSEDTVDNGHNDGFEVSITKHPMSEKPQRRAFCPDELGRERSRSTSHHGRSRQSRHRQGRHHRSRKTRSDNALHMVPMERAQRPFVHQQQGLGNSSCGAMRLQHPSHLVPLAYSQTRSDYMLRSSTKNDPRAEHFMGLYREDDDWCSTCSSSSSDSEEEGYFLGQPIPQPRAVGRYYAEDYPTRVTALPSLSHASQTCHRKGHNSKNCIIS